One stretch of Deinococcus metalli DNA includes these proteins:
- a CDS encoding ribulokinase, translated as MVAHSHSAPYLIGLDYGTESARAVLMSAGSPDILATAVAPYRHGVIERHLRGRALPPAYALQDADDYLETAERVLTQVAARLPPGAVVAGIAVAFTSSSPLPVHEGGQPLSRRYPDEPHAYVKLWKHLTATADTEPFQTTPGIGYYGGSSSPSWLPAKAVEFAREAPDLWAQTARFVEAGDWLSAQLCGEERSEVRSVAHAGYKSHFRGAYPAEVRSALGHRLGGAPQPAGQPAGVMSEAWRQRCGLPNCPVVAVSTIDAHAAALGLGLTGSGELTAILGTSACYLISSTEELAVPGISGVVDGGIIPGLYGYEAGQAGFGDVLTWFVRAFPVAPGGTDAASFEAYNAQAAALRPGEHGLLALDWFNGCRTPLERSDLSGLLLGLTTATTRAEIYRALIEGLCYGARRVLDTFRRAGVHPGRVVLAGGLGERHPLLAGVLCDVLGQPVEVASAQSATARGAVMHAAVASGTARDFADAAAQHADSSARQLLPDAGRHAVYTDLYRAYLTLSDVLASSPVMAQVQQLAQRVRAATDSEPASDVPA; from the coding sequence TTGGTTGCTCACTCCCACTCCGCTCCCTACCTGATCGGCCTGGATTACGGCACCGAGTCGGCGCGCGCGGTGCTCATGTCGGCTGGATCGCCGGACATCCTGGCCACCGCCGTCGCTCCGTACCGCCACGGAGTGATCGAACGCCACCTGCGCGGCCGCGCGCTGCCGCCGGCCTACGCCCTGCAGGACGCCGACGACTACCTGGAGACTGCAGAGCGCGTGCTCACCCAGGTCGCCGCCCGGCTTCCTCCGGGCGCGGTGGTCGCGGGCATCGCCGTCGCGTTCACGTCCAGCTCTCCCCTGCCCGTGCACGAGGGCGGTCAGCCGCTGTCCCGCCGGTATCCCGACGAGCCGCATGCGTACGTCAAGCTCTGGAAGCACCTCACGGCCACCGCCGACACGGAGCCGTTCCAGACGACGCCGGGGATCGGGTACTACGGGGGCAGTTCCTCGCCGTCGTGGCTGCCGGCCAAGGCCGTGGAGTTTGCCCGCGAGGCCCCGGATCTGTGGGCCCAGACCGCGCGGTTCGTCGAGGCCGGCGACTGGCTCAGCGCCCAGCTGTGCGGCGAGGAGCGCAGCGAGGTCCGCAGCGTGGCCCACGCCGGCTACAAGTCGCACTTCCGCGGCGCGTACCCCGCCGAGGTGCGCTCGGCGCTCGGCCACCGCCTGGGCGGAGCACCCCAGCCCGCCGGTCAGCCGGCCGGCGTGATGAGCGAGGCGTGGCGGCAGCGCTGCGGCCTCCCGAATTGCCCGGTCGTCGCGGTGTCCACCATCGACGCGCACGCTGCTGCGCTGGGCCTGGGTCTCACGGGCAGCGGTGAACTCACCGCCATTCTCGGCACGTCGGCGTGCTACCTGATCTCCAGCACCGAGGAACTGGCCGTGCCCGGCATCAGCGGCGTGGTTGATGGGGGCATCATTCCCGGACTCTACGGCTACGAGGCGGGCCAGGCGGGCTTCGGCGACGTTCTCACGTGGTTTGTCCGCGCCTTCCCGGTCGCGCCCGGCGGCACAGACGCGGCGAGCTTCGAGGCCTACAACGCCCAGGCGGCGGCGCTGCGTCCCGGTGAGCACGGCCTGCTGGCGCTGGACTGGTTCAACGGCTGCCGCACGCCCCTGGAGCGCAGCGACCTGAGCGGCCTGCTGCTGGGCCTCACCACCGCCACCACCCGTGCCGAGATCTACCGCGCCCTGATCGAGGGGCTGTGCTACGGCGCGCGCCGCGTGCTGGACACCTTCCGGAGGGCCGGCGTGCATCCGGGCCGGGTGGTGCTGGCCGGCGGCCTGGGCGAACGCCACCCCCTGCTGGCCGGCGTCCTGTGCGACGTCCTGGGGCAGCCCGTCGAGGTGGCGAGCGCGCAGTCGGCCACAGCGCGCGGGGCCGTCATGCACGCGGCGGTCGCCAGCGGCACGGCCCGCGACTTCGCGGACGCAGCGGCACAGCACGCCGACAGCAGCGCCCGCCAACTCCTCCCCGATGCCGGCCGACACGCGGTCTACACGGACCTGTACCGGGCGTACCTGACGCTGAGCGACGTGCTGGCCAGCAGCCCGGTCATGGCGCAGGTCCAGCAGCTCGCCCAGCGCGTCCGCGCCGCGACGGACTCCGAACCCGCCTCCGACGTCCCGGCCTGA
- a CDS encoding 3-oxoacid CoA-transferase — protein MKTVPVITAEQAAALVTSGQTLLVGGFGMTGNPVHLVHALAQTGTGELTFVGNNVGEPGLSGGRLLRNGQLKSAIGSFFTSNREAVQAAQDGRLAVQLIPQGTLAEALRAGGAGIGGFYTPTAAGTVIAGDADVRVLNGREMVFVPAIRGDVAFIRAWRADTAGNLQYRLTEQNFNRAMATAADLVIAEVEEMVPVGTIPPEHVHTPGLYVDYLVQATLTVGDLGSSGDVKGGARKVDEARLHMAQRALAELHPGDVVNLGIGIPTLIADLITPAMQLNLHTENGMLGVGPAPHDGGALDYPVNAGKVPVTAVPGASYFDSADSFGMIRGGHVDVAVMGGLQVDAHANLANWAVPGKPLLGVGGAMDLASGARRLIVLMTHTDPDGTPKVVSECTLPLTTRGAVDLVITDRAVFAFRNGVLTLTELMPGTTLEDVRATTGAPFVEALPS, from the coding sequence ATGAAGACCGTTCCCGTGATCACGGCAGAACAGGCCGCGGCGCTCGTGACCTCCGGCCAGACGCTCCTGGTGGGGGGCTTCGGGATGACCGGCAACCCGGTGCATCTCGTGCACGCGCTGGCACAGACCGGTACGGGAGAGCTGACCTTCGTGGGGAACAACGTCGGGGAACCCGGTCTGAGTGGAGGTCGGCTGCTCCGAAATGGGCAATTGAAGTCCGCCATCGGGTCGTTCTTCACGTCCAACCGGGAGGCGGTGCAGGCGGCGCAGGACGGCCGGCTGGCGGTGCAGCTGATCCCCCAGGGCACCCTGGCCGAGGCGCTGCGGGCGGGTGGAGCGGGCATCGGCGGCTTCTACACCCCGACCGCGGCCGGCACCGTGATCGCCGGGGACGCCGACGTGCGGGTGCTCAACGGGCGGGAGATGGTGTTCGTCCCCGCGATCCGAGGGGACGTGGCCTTCATCCGCGCGTGGCGGGCCGACACCGCCGGGAACCTGCAGTACCGACTGACCGAGCAGAACTTCAACCGCGCCATGGCGACCGCCGCCGACCTCGTGATCGCGGAGGTCGAGGAGATGGTCCCGGTCGGAACGATCCCGCCCGAGCACGTCCACACGCCGGGCCTGTACGTCGATTACCTGGTGCAGGCCACCCTGACCGTCGGTGACCTCGGCAGCAGTGGCGACGTCAAGGGTGGGGCTCGGAAGGTGGATGAGGCCCGCCTGCACATGGCCCAGCGTGCCCTGGCTGAACTGCACCCTGGCGACGTGGTGAACCTGGGCATCGGCATTCCCACGCTGATCGCCGACCTGATCACCCCGGCGATGCAGCTGAACCTGCACACCGAGAACGGCATGCTGGGGGTCGGCCCCGCGCCACACGACGGCGGCGCGCTGGACTACCCCGTCAACGCCGGCAAGGTGCCCGTGACCGCTGTCCCTGGCGCCAGTTATTTCGACAGTGCGGACAGTTTCGGCATGATCCGCGGCGGCCACGTGGACGTGGCCGTCATGGGCGGCCTGCAGGTGGATGCCCACGCGAATCTCGCCAACTGGGCGGTGCCGGGCAAACCGCTGCTGGGCGTGGGGGGCGCGATGGATCTGGCGTCGGGTGCCAGACGGCTGATCGTGCTGATGACCCACACCGATCCGGATGGCACGCCCAAGGTCGTGTCGGAGTGCACGTTGCCGCTGACGACCCGGGGGGCGGTCGATCTGGTGATCACGGACCGAGCGGTGTTCGCGTTCCGGAACGGCGTGCTGACATTGACGGAACTCATGCCCGGAACCACGCTGGAGGACGTCCGGGCGACGACTGGGGCGCCGTTTGTCGAGGCCTTACCCAGCTGA
- a CDS encoding DeoR/GlpR family DNA-binding transcription regulator encodes MSTTPRIADERHRYILKELQERGSCKVAELARALNVSEMTIHRDLAHLARQNLLRKVHGGAVLRNYIELTFADRAVQNHEAKVAVAQRAQSLVRPGTSLYLSPGSTAHEFALALAQEDLHVYTNSLPTATALARSTPQGLRVTLLGGDLVGFVEALVGPATEAALADLKLSYAFIAVTGVSLEGGLTIYTEEEARVIRAVIRAARKTVLLTDASKFGQVVGPQVGHLEDMHVVVSDTMPEAYRRRCEQHDVEVMLVAGEPPVMSPAAASAADQRN; translated from the coding sequence ATGTCGACGACGCCGCGTATTGCTGACGAACGCCACCGGTACATCCTGAAAGAGTTGCAGGAGCGCGGCAGTTGCAAAGTCGCCGAACTCGCCCGCGCCCTGAACGTCTCGGAGATGACCATCCACCGGGACCTCGCCCATCTGGCCCGCCAGAACCTGCTGCGCAAGGTCCACGGCGGCGCGGTGCTGCGCAACTACATCGAGCTGACGTTCGCGGACCGCGCCGTGCAGAACCACGAGGCGAAGGTGGCGGTGGCCCAGCGCGCCCAGAGTCTGGTCAGGCCCGGCACCAGCCTGTACCTGTCGCCCGGCAGCACCGCCCACGAGTTCGCCCTCGCGCTCGCGCAAGAAGACCTGCACGTGTACACCAACAGCCTGCCGACCGCGACGGCGCTGGCCCGCTCGACGCCGCAGGGCCTGCGGGTGACGCTCCTGGGCGGTGATCTCGTCGGCTTTGTCGAGGCGCTGGTCGGTCCGGCCACGGAGGCGGCGCTGGCCGACCTGAAGCTCTCGTACGCCTTCATCGCGGTGACGGGCGTGAGCCTGGAGGGCGGCCTGACCATCTACACCGAGGAGGAGGCCCGCGTGATCCGCGCCGTGATCCGCGCGGCCCGCAAGACCGTCCTGCTGACCGACGCCAGCAAGTTCGGCCAGGTGGTCGGCCCGCAGGTCGGGCACCTGGAGGACATGCACGTGGTCGTGAGCGACACCATGCCCGAGGCCTACCGGCGGCGCTGCGAACAGCACGACGTCGAGGTCATGCTCGTGGCGGGCGAGCCGCCCGTGATGTCTCCTGCCGCCGCCAGCGCCGCCGACCAGAGGAACTGA
- a CDS encoding N-acyl homoserine lactonase family protein yields MRIRTHDQRSRGGADGTAARTRGSTLGPPDVRSFPRVAPVSVHVASHVRLHGVQTGWVAIKRAHVRLPRPAALRLPAIMADPRWAAPKPILSWVIEHPDGLILVDAGERAQANDLHAYTRGADPGTRAFITHNFRIYVHPDDELGATLRRLGYTVRDIRAVVQTHLHFDHAGGLVHVPHAPVLVGPAELAGRRAAPVGALRARWPRNFAPQPVTYTGRALPGFPHSAALTPAGDVAVVPTPGHSDGHQSVIVFGSDRAYLLGGNVTFDERQVRRRELAGIVQNVAVSRQSVDAVRRFVSAQPTVYLPSHDPEALARLAAQQVTTLELSA; encoded by the coding sequence ATGAGGATTCGCACCCATGACCAGCGCTCACGCGGCGGTGCAGATGGCACGGCCGCCCGCACGCGAGGCAGCACGCTGGGTCCCCCGGACGTGCGGTCTTTCCCGCGTGTGGCACCGGTCAGCGTGCATGTCGCGTCCCACGTGCGGCTCCACGGCGTGCAGACCGGCTGGGTCGCCATCAAACGCGCCCACGTGCGGCTGCCCCGGCCAGCGGCCCTGCGGCTGCCGGCCATCATGGCCGATCCACGGTGGGCCGCGCCCAAGCCCATCCTGTCGTGGGTCATCGAGCATCCAGACGGCCTGATCCTCGTGGATGCCGGAGAGCGGGCACAGGCCAACGACCTGCACGCGTACACCCGCGGCGCCGATCCGGGCACCCGCGCGTTCATCACGCACAACTTTCGCATCTATGTGCACCCGGACGACGAACTCGGGGCGACCCTCCGCCGCCTGGGCTACACCGTGCGCGACATTCGCGCCGTGGTCCAGACCCACCTGCACTTCGACCATGCCGGTGGCCTCGTCCACGTGCCACACGCTCCCGTGCTGGTCGGCCCCGCGGAACTCGCCGGGCGCCGCGCTGCACCGGTGGGCGCCCTGAGGGCACGGTGGCCGCGGAACTTCGCGCCCCAGCCGGTCACGTACACCGGGCGGGCGCTGCCCGGCTTCCCGCACAGTGCCGCGCTGACGCCCGCGGGCGATGTCGCCGTCGTGCCGACGCCCGGGCACAGTGACGGGCACCAGTCGGTGATCGTCTTCGGCAGCGACCGCGCGTACCTTCTCGGCGGCAACGTGACCTTCGATGAACGGCAGGTGCGACGGCGGGAACTCGCGGGCATCGTGCAAAACGTGGCGGTCAGCCGGCAGAGCGTGGACGCGGTTCGCCGCTTCGTGAGCGCTCAGCCCACGGTCTACCTGCCCAGCCACGATCCGGAGGCCCTCGCCCGCCTCGCGGCGCAGCAGGTCACCACGCTGGAGCTGTCGGCATGA
- a CDS encoding PadR family transcriptional regulator, with protein sequence MSASSAPRPSVLGYALLGLLARGDRSGYDLTQGLKDPVGYFWHAQHSQVYPELARLEGAGLVTHSVVEQAERPDKKVYRQTDAGRAALRAWLTADTEVPRKRDELVLKAYSMWQTEPARAADMLRAHARAHAAHLAEFERRLAEVTLRAGTELHDPRSPWFGIQAVLRRGIGYEREYRDWCEWLAGALDGAGQALSPTTP encoded by the coding sequence ATGTCCGCGTCCTCTGCCCCTCGCCCCAGCGTGCTCGGGTACGCCCTGCTGGGACTGCTGGCCCGCGGCGACCGGTCTGGCTACGACCTGACGCAGGGCCTGAAAGACCCCGTCGGGTACTTCTGGCATGCCCAGCACAGCCAGGTTTATCCGGAACTCGCGCGTCTGGAGGGTGCCGGACTGGTCACGCACTCGGTCGTCGAGCAGGCGGAGCGCCCCGACAAGAAGGTCTACCGCCAGACCGACGCCGGACGCGCGGCGCTGCGCGCGTGGCTGACCGCCGACACCGAGGTCCCGCGCAAACGCGACGAACTGGTGCTCAAGGCCTACTCCATGTGGCAGACCGAGCCGGCGCGTGCGGCCGACATGCTGCGCGCCCACGCCAGGGCACACGCTGCCCACCTGGCCGAGTTCGAGCGCCGGCTGGCCGAGGTCACGCTCAGGGCCGGAACCGAGTTGCACGACCCGCGCTCGCCCTGGTTCGGGATTCAGGCGGTTCTACGCCGGGGCATCGGCTACGAACGCGAGTACCGCGACTGGTGCGAGTGGCTGGCGGGTGCCCTGGATGGTGCCGGGCAGGCCTTGAGCCCGACGACGCCGTAA
- a CDS encoding SRPBCC family protein: MTRDRAATGGFEHTVTVRATPAELWTVWTDVAAWPTWDTPLVEALLGGPFRAGTTGRLTDRSGRTSRFTITEVDGPRAYTFETALPLARLVVRRAITAERPGSLDMTHHVHFTGALAALWARLLGPAFRSQLPGVMESLRRRVEGVS, encoded by the coding sequence ATGACGCGCGACCGCGCTGCCACAGGGGGCTTCGAGCACACGGTCACGGTCCGGGCCACACCCGCCGAGCTGTGGACCGTGTGGACCGATGTCGCCGCGTGGCCCACCTGGGACACGCCGCTCGTGGAGGCCCTGCTGGGCGGCCCCTTCCGCGCCGGAACGACCGGCCGCCTCACGGACCGCAGCGGCCGGACCAGCCGCTTTACCATCACCGAGGTCGACGGGCCGCGGGCCTACACCTTCGAGACGGCCCTGCCGCTGGCCCGGCTCGTCGTCCGGCGCGCCATCACCGCCGAACGCCCGGGGTCGCTGGACATGACGCACCACGTCCACTTCACCGGAGCGCTCGCTGCGCTCTGGGCACGCCTGCTCGGTCCGGCCTTCCGGTCACAGTTGCCCGGCGTGATGGAATCGCTGCGCCGGCGCGTGGAAGGTGTTTCATAG
- a CDS encoding orotate phosphoribosyltransferase, with protein sequence MALLVGLGVTIGGFPVTLGVLDLLRQAGALRPGHTALQGGAHTDGWIDKGAVMRDPGTLDEVALLQAGQLRRAWPDATLLVGLPACGAVLASFVGRHLRWPVAYLLDDEEVTWHRMHVPAAPQQVVIVDDVISTGRGVRRAAAFLRTQGHVVLGASAWVCRAELAELDVVAMTPPPYRTVGAPECPDCAQGQAVVHVGVRE encoded by the coding sequence GTGGCGCTGCTGGTGGGTCTGGGCGTGACGATCGGCGGGTTCCCGGTGACGCTGGGAGTGCTGGACCTGCTGCGGCAGGCCGGCGCGCTGCGCCCGGGCCACACGGCGCTGCAGGGCGGCGCCCACACCGATGGCTGGATTGACAAGGGCGCGGTCATGCGCGATCCCGGCACGCTGGACGAGGTGGCACTGCTGCAGGCAGGGCAGCTGCGGCGCGCGTGGCCAGACGCGACGCTGTTGGTGGGGTTGCCCGCGTGCGGAGCGGTGCTGGCGTCCTTCGTCGGCCGGCATCTGCGCTGGCCGGTGGCGTACCTGCTGGATGACGAGGAGGTGACGTGGCACCGCATGCACGTGCCGGCCGCGCCGCAGCAGGTGGTGATCGTGGACGACGTGATCAGCACCGGCCGCGGCGTGCGGCGCGCCGCCGCGTTTCTGCGTACCCAGGGGCACGTCGTCCTGGGCGCCAGCGCGTGGGTGTGCCGCGCAGAGCTGGCCGAACTGGACGTCGTGGCCATGACGCCGCCCCCGTACCGCACGGTGGGGGCGCCGGAGTGTCCGGACTGCGCGCAGGGGCAGGCCGTGGTGCATGTGGGCGTGAGGGAATAG
- a CDS encoding zinc-dependent alcohol dehydrogenase: protein MTQTHTAAPDQAPPATMRTVRLHGAHDLRLHDEPRPMPRPGEVMLRVEAVSVCGSDMHYYTEGGIGPAMIRTPMTPGHEFAATVTGGTGEPYGLADGTLVAVDPAQHCGHCEQCLAGYPNLCPNVRFLGSPGVDGGLAEYISVPPASLHPVPADFTPALTALLEPLGVAVHALDITRLRPLAGVTVLGAGPIGLMLAQVARVCGAGHVRMVEPRAARREQALALGADSVHADYREVLELTGGRGEDYVLEATTSPDAPEQAAQLARIGGRVTLVGIPDGDRFEMSAANARRKGLIIKLSRRMGHVYPRAIELVRTGRVDIAGIGTHHYAMADAARAFEDAHAAAPGFLKAVIYPGGAVPEA from the coding sequence ATGACCCAGACCCACACCGCCGCCCCGGATCAAGCCCCGCCCGCCACCATGCGCACCGTCAGGCTCCACGGAGCCCACGACCTGCGCCTGCACGACGAGCCGCGCCCCATGCCCCGGCCCGGCGAGGTGATGCTGCGCGTCGAGGCGGTCAGCGTGTGCGGCTCGGACATGCACTACTACACCGAGGGCGGCATCGGCCCGGCCATGATCCGCACGCCCATGACCCCCGGCCACGAGTTCGCCGCCACGGTCACCGGCGGCACTGGCGAGCCCTACGGCCTGGCCGACGGCACCCTGGTCGCCGTTGATCCCGCGCAGCACTGCGGCCACTGCGAGCAGTGCCTCGCCGGCTACCCCAATCTCTGCCCGAACGTCCGCTTCCTGGGTTCGCCCGGCGTGGACGGCGGCCTGGCCGAGTACATCAGCGTGCCGCCCGCGTCGCTGCACCCGGTGCCGGCGGATTTCACGCCTGCCCTGACGGCCCTGCTCGAACCCCTGGGCGTCGCCGTGCACGCCCTGGACATCACCCGGCTCAGGCCCCTGGCCGGCGTGACGGTGCTCGGGGCCGGCCCGATCGGGCTGATGCTGGCGCAGGTCGCGCGGGTGTGCGGGGCCGGGCACGTGCGGATGGTGGAGCCCCGCGCCGCCCGGCGGGAGCAGGCGCTCGCCCTCGGTGCCGACAGCGTCCACGCGGACTACCGCGAGGTGCTGGAACTGACGGGGGGCCGGGGCGAGGATTACGTGCTGGAGGCGACGACCTCGCCGGACGCGCCCGAGCAGGCCGCGCAGCTCGCCCGCATCGGGGGCCGCGTCACGCTGGTCGGCATCCCCGACGGCGACCGCTTCGAGATGAGCGCCGCGAACGCCCGGCGCAAGGGGCTGATCATCAAGCTCTCGCGCCGCATGGGCCACGTCTACCCGCGCGCCATCGAGCTCGTGCGCACCGGCCGCGTGGACATCGCCGGCATCGGCACGCACCACTACGCCATGGCCGACGCGGCCCGCGCCTTTGAGGACGCCCACGCCGCAGCGCCCGGTTTTCTCAAGGCCGTGATCTATCCGGGCGGCGCCGTGCCGGAGGCGTGA
- a CDS encoding TetR/AcrR family transcriptional regulator: protein MTDSQPPLRAAARDAMRAALLSVARDVLDTSGPHALSTRRIAARAQTSTTAIYALFGGKHGLTDALYAAGFGELTQVLGHVPTSADARERILALNRAYHAFAVARPALYVLMFERVVPGFSPSAASLGAARASLQPLERALEAAVSSGQLMVSSPEDAALRLWAATHGLVSVELSGHVGAADAPGMLDRTVLNLLAAWSTGGHGEFQHAGA, encoded by the coding sequence GTGACCGATTCCCAGCCTCCCCTGCGTGCCGCCGCCCGGGACGCGATGCGCGCCGCGCTTCTCTCTGTCGCCCGCGACGTCCTGGACACCAGTGGCCCGCACGCCCTCTCGACCCGGCGCATCGCCGCGCGCGCGCAGACCTCCACCACCGCGATCTACGCCCTGTTCGGCGGCAAGCATGGCCTGACGGACGCCCTGTACGCCGCAGGCTTCGGCGAGCTGACGCAGGTGCTCGGCCACGTGCCGACCTCCGCGGACGCCCGGGAACGAATCCTGGCCCTCAACCGCGCCTACCACGCCTTTGCCGTGGCCCGGCCGGCCCTCTACGTGCTCATGTTCGAGCGCGTCGTTCCTGGCTTCAGCCCGTCGGCCGCGTCGCTTGGCGCAGCGAGGGCCAGCCTCCAGCCGCTGGAACGCGCCCTGGAGGCAGCCGTGAGCAGCGGGCAGCTCATGGTCTCCTCCCCGGAGGACGCGGCGCTGCGTCTGTGGGCGGCCACCCACGGTCTGGTCAGCGTCGAGCTGTCGGGCCACGTCGGGGCGGCGGACGCGCCGGGCATGCTCGACCGCACGGTGCTGAACCTGCTGGCCGCGTGGAGCACCGGCGGCCATGGAGAGTTCCAGCACGCCGGTGCATGA
- a CDS encoding tryptophan-rich sensory protein, whose product MNRLPLIASGLITMVSVVLTPVLGALGAFQNGNGPVPSRELFLPADYAFTIWSVNYVGLFALGVWLLQRAQAANPRARAAAPWLAVTAAANVVWIVLAGSVALTPWTVPALIVMEVAAWVAYLRLMVPRPAPTRTERWLRVPLRIYLGWLSVATIANSAAALNALRWSGWGVSPVTWTLVMIAAATAVAWVVGRLAGHDNVYRAVFVWAFVGITVGQAGTPAVAWASGIAAVAVLGMIGWTWPRSAPGHRSVLV is encoded by the coding sequence ATGAACCGCCTGCCCCTGATCGCGTCCGGCCTGATCACCATGGTGTCCGTCGTGCTGACTCCCGTGCTCGGAGCGCTGGGGGCCTTCCAGAACGGCAACGGCCCGGTGCCCTCGCGCGAACTGTTCCTGCCGGCCGACTACGCCTTCACGATCTGGAGCGTGAATTACGTGGGGCTGTTCGCCCTCGGTGTGTGGCTGCTTCAACGCGCGCAGGCGGCCAACCCCCGCGCCCGCGCCGCCGCGCCGTGGCTCGCCGTGACGGCGGCGGCCAACGTCGTGTGGATCGTCCTCGCGGGCAGCGTGGCGCTCACGCCCTGGACGGTGCCGGCGCTGATCGTGATGGAGGTCGCCGCGTGGGTGGCGTACCTGCGGCTGATGGTGCCCCGTCCCGCACCCACCCGCACCGAACGCTGGCTGCGTGTTCCGCTGCGGATCTACCTGGGCTGGCTCTCCGTGGCGACCATCGCGAACTCGGCCGCCGCCCTGAACGCCCTGCGGTGGTCCGGCTGGGGCGTGTCGCCGGTCACGTGGACGCTGGTGATGATCGCTGCCGCAACGGCCGTGGCGTGGGTGGTGGGCCGGCTGGCTGGCCACGACAACGTCTACCGCGCCGTGTTCGTGTGGGCGTTCGTCGGCATCACCGTCGGGCAGGCCGGCACCCCGGCCGTGGCCTGGGCATCGGGGATCGCCGCAGTCGCCGTGCTCGGCATGATCGGCTGGACGTGGCCGCGGTCCGCCCCGGGTCACCGCTCCGTCTTGGTCTGA
- a CDS encoding IclR family transcriptional regulator has protein sequence MLGTFEKARRVLDLYSTRYPEWGVTEVARRLEIPASSAHLLMTSLTHMGLLHRTVAGRYRLGFKLLALSQILLSNTPWRDVSREVLSAAAQRHAEALHVAAFDGGQVVVVARGAGPYADSVILPDVGAVLPALESASGRLLLAHRPWNVVKRVLMEADLKEGRAEETLQALEQVLQDGYSVYDAGPSWSAAAGVRNHNGEVIAAVCVSVPVARHAEQRAALPQIVLGIGHEISERLGFFSAAGAEDQAVWTSVQGEERLTVRPRRDG, from the coding sequence ATGCTGGGAACGTTCGAGAAGGCCCGCCGGGTGCTGGACCTGTACTCCACCCGCTACCCGGAGTGGGGGGTCACGGAGGTTGCCCGGCGCCTGGAGATTCCAGCCTCGAGCGCCCATCTGCTGATGACGTCCCTGACGCACATGGGCCTCCTGCACCGGACGGTCGCGGGCCGGTACCGGCTGGGCTTCAAGCTGCTCGCCCTGAGCCAGATCCTCCTGTCGAACACCCCGTGGCGTGACGTGTCCAGGGAGGTGCTGTCCGCTGCGGCCCAGCGGCACGCCGAGGCCCTGCATGTGGCGGCGTTCGATGGCGGTCAGGTGGTGGTCGTCGCCCGCGGTGCCGGTCCGTACGCGGACAGCGTGATCCTGCCGGACGTGGGCGCTGTCCTCCCGGCGCTGGAGAGTGCCAGCGGGCGGCTGCTGCTGGCGCACCGGCCGTGGAATGTCGTCAAGCGCGTGCTCATGGAAGCGGACTTGAAAGAAGGCCGCGCCGAGGAGACGTTGCAGGCCCTGGAACAGGTGCTTCAGGACGGCTACAGCGTGTATGACGCTGGTCCGTCCTGGTCGGCCGCCGCGGGCGTCCGGAACCACAACGGCGAGGTCATCGCTGCTGTCTGTGTCAGCGTGCCCGTGGCGCGCCATGCCGAACAGCGGGCGGCGCTCCCCCAGATCGTGCTGGGCATCGGCCACGAGATTTCCGAGCGGCTCGGCTTCTTCAGCGCGGCCGGTGCCGAGGACCAGGCGGTGTGGACCTCCGTTCAGGGGGAGGAGCGGCTCACCGTGAGGCCCCGCCGAGACGGCTGA
- a CDS encoding SDR family NAD(P)-dependent oxidoreductase, producing the protein MTTHAPTALVTGATSGIGEITAKELARRGHTVLITARDARKGEATLGALRALNPAAPHEVHVGDLSVMGDVRRIALAVRAAHPRLDVLVNNAGGVFVTREVTSDGFERTLALNHLAYALMTELLLDPCAPRAPPGSCRSRPTRTAAAA; encoded by the coding sequence ATGACAACCCACGCCCCCACCGCCCTGGTCACCGGGGCCACCAGCGGCATCGGCGAGATCACCGCGAAGGAACTGGCCCGGCGCGGTCACACCGTCCTGATCACCGCCCGTGACGCGCGCAAGGGCGAGGCCACGCTCGGCGCGCTGCGCGCCCTGAATCCGGCCGCGCCGCACGAGGTGCACGTGGGCGACCTGTCGGTCATGGGGGATGTCCGGCGCATCGCGCTGGCGGTACGGGCGGCCCATCCCCGGCTGGACGTGCTGGTGAACAACGCGGGCGGCGTGTTCGTGACGCGCGAGGTCACGTCCGACGGCTTCGAGCGCACCCTGGCCCTGAACCACCTGGCCTACGCCCTGATGACGGAACTGCTGCTTGACCCCTGCGCGCCGCGGGCGCCGCCCGGATCGTGTCGGTCGCGTCCGACGCGCACCGCAGCGGCCGCGTGA